The Cryptococcus neoformans var. grubii H99 chromosome 13, complete sequence genomic interval AAGATTGGAGATGCGTGGCCGAGGAAAGAGGCAACAACAACTCTCACAAATAAAATAATCTCTCGTTCATTCACCGTCCACCATCCCACCATGGCCATATTCAACAGGAAGCCAAAGGCCAGATTAGATGGGGAGCCCGCTCCTacggaaaaggaaaaggtcaaATGGTCCAAAAGGCCTGCCAGTCAGTCTCCATCCTTGCCCCTACTGAGTATGGTTTCGTTGACGTGCTTTTGCTTCGGATAACAGACACGGCGTTCAAGCAGCAACGTTTGAAGGCATGGCAACCGATATTGACACCCAAGAGCGTGCTCCCGActcttctcatcatcgGTATCATCTTTGCACCTATAGGCGCTCTCATCGTTTGGGGTAGCGGAAAGGTCACGACTATAACACTAGATTACACTGAATGTGATGTGGATGCGCCTACTGATGGTAGCTATCAAGCAATGCCCAATAGTGCATATCAATGTATGTTCTACTTTCACAGTCCTTTAGACCAAAGTACCAAAATTAATGGACCGATTTGCAGATGATCTTGcgacttcttcctcggtaTCGGAATCTTCCATCGCATCGCCTACATGGACTTTCAGCAATGATTCATCCCGTGAGGTAGGCGAAACCGCTAGGTGTGAGATTGAGTTTGAGGTCCCTTACGACTTGGGTGGGTCTTCTCTCAGATGATGTCTTGGCGCAAACTAAATCGCAGCACTTTACAGGACCTGGATTGTTCTTGTACTACAAATTGACCAACTAGTACGCCCAGACAAACTTTTGATCTGTCGATCAAGCTAATTGTGTGGTCTATGATAGCTATCAGAATCACCGAAGGTACTCTTCGAGTTTCGATGCGACCCAACTCATAGGTGACTCTCGATCCTTGTAAGCTCTGTCCTTTACTTTCATCAGACAGAAGGCTGATTATCTTCCGGTTTAGGTCTCAGATCAACGGTGGCAACTGCAAGCCTATCACTTCTCGAGATGGAAAGCCATACTACCCCTGTGGATTGATCGCGAACAGTCTTTTCAACGGTGAGTGAATTGTCTTCCGGATCTGTCTTACAATTCCTGATTTTTCATATTAGATACCTTCCCTTCAGTTGTCCTTCTTAATCCTACCAGTAAGTATATTTTTTACCATATCGACTTCCCTTTCTGATCTCTACCTTTCCTTTCAGATGGCGCACAGAACCAGACGTACAACTTCAGCGAATCTGGTATCGCCTGGGGCGGCATCAAGAAGAATTACGCCTCCACCCTCACTTATATCTCCCCCAGCGAtgtccttcctccacccaACTGGGCGCTCAAATACCCTAACGGCTATGTGGACGGATTCCCGAACTTGAGGGAGGACGAACACTTCCAGGTATGGATGAGGGTTGCCGCTTTGCCTACTTTTAGGAAGCTCTGGGCGAGGAACGACGGTGAGATTATGTCTCAGGGCCGATACAGGATTGTCGCCAACATGAGTGGGTTTCCGATTCCATTCCGTTtacttccctcttcttttgaaCCAAGTTAATGATATGATTAGACTACCCTGTGAAGCAGTTCTCCGGCACAAAGTCAATCGTCATTTCGACAGTCTCCTGGATAGGCGGTAAGCAACCCTTCTTGGGCTGGGCATACATTGCCGCTGCGATTCTCTGTGTTGTTTTGGCTGTGGCTGGTCTCATTAGACACCTCGTCAAGCCCCGAAAGCTGGGCGACATGTCGCGTAAGTTCATCTCACTCCATTTTTTGCCGCATGAGTGTGCTGACTGTGTACAACTAGTTCTCTCCTGGAACCAGCCCAACGCAAATGGATTATAAAAAGTTTTTTGTCCTGCAGCTATTTGCTTGTTAGGGAGTAAGCTCTGTACTGGTGTATTTGGTTTGTTCTTTTTGATGATTTCATGCTATACATTCTCTCCACAGAGCCCTTCCATTGTTCAATTATTATAAAGCTCGGTAATAAATCACCTAATGGTGACGCAAATATCAATACCACATCGACACACTCCAAACCGGCCCTTTGCCCACCCCACTCATTGCATGCCACCATCCAGGAGGGAAAACAAGTAAATCTCCGGGATTTAGAACCGCATTTAAACTCTTTGGGTAAACATCCTTGAAAAACTCTGGGAAGTCTTTCTCGAGGGTGGCGAGGGTGGCAGGGCCTTTGATGGGTCGTAAGATAGGAACTTTGGAGGTATTCGTCATGTAGTTGTCCACCAGCTCGCCGCTGTCgttatcatcatcatcatcgcctcCAAGCTCATTAGATTGATTTCCATTGCTGTTACCAGAAGGG includes:
- a CDS encoding transcription regulator, with protein sequence MAIFNRKPKARLDGEPAPTEKEKVKWSKRPANTAFKQQRLKAWQPILTPKSVLPTLLIIGIIFAPIGALIVWGSGKVTTITLDYTECDVDAPTDGSYQAMPNSAYQYDLATSSSVSESSIASPTWTFSNDSSREVGETARCEIEFEVPYDLGPGLFLYYKLTNYYQNHRRYSSSFDATQLIGDSRSLSQINGGNCKPITSRDGKPYYPCGLIANSLFNDTFPSVVLLNPTNGAQNQTYNFSESGIAWGGIKKNYASTLTYISPSDVLPPPNWALKYPNGYVDGFPNLREDEHFQVWMRVAALPTFRKLWARNDGEIMSQGRYRIVANMNYPVKQFSGTKSIVISTVSWIGGKQPFLGWAYIAAAILCVVLAVAGLIRHLVKPRKLGDMSLLSWNQPNANGL